The bacterium genomic interval TAGATGATTTCAGATTTCAGGACGCATGTGCACGAGGAGACCGAATGAGTCTGATGGATTACACAGCCGCGCTGAATGATGTCTTTGTCCGGGTGAACGAAAAGCAATACGGCCCGTTCTCACCGCAGGAGCTGCGCTCGCTGGCCAGCAAGGGAGGGTTTCATCCCTCCGACGAAGTGTGGGATGATGAAGACGGCAAGTGGGTGCCGGCCTCGGAATTGCGCTCACTGCAGCCGGTGTTCGAGGGCAACGGCAAAGCCACCTCCGAACGCAGCAAACGCATCATTGCCGTCGGCGGCGGCAAGGGCGGCGTAGGCAAAACCGTGCTGACCGCCTCGCTGGGCGTGGGCCTCGCCAGCCTGGGCAAGGAGGTGGTGTTGGTCGATGCCGACTTGGGCGGCGCCAACCTGCACACCGTGATGGGCATCCTCGAACCGGAACGCACTTTTCATGACTTCTACACGCTCAAGGTCGAAAACCTCAGTGACATTGCCCTGCCGACACCCATTCCGGGGCTGCGCCTGATCAGCGGCGCCTGCGGCACGCTCGGCTTGGCCAATCCGAAATACGCACAGAAACTGCGCTTCATTAAGCAACTGCGCAGCATCGATGCCGATTTCATCCTGCTCGATCTGGGCGCCGGTTCCTCCTACAACGTCATCGATTTTTTTCTGGCGGCGGACGAGGGCATCGTGGTCACCAATCCCGAACCCACCGCGATTCAGGAATGCTTCAATTTCATTCGCATTTGCCAGTTGCGCCGCTTGCGGCTGGCGTTTCAAGACAATGCCGTCGTCACCGCAATTCTCAATCATGAAGAGGTGGACAAGCCCGGCCGCCTAGGCCTGACCACCAGCCAGTTGCTCGACAACGTCCGCGAGGTGGTGCCGGAAGCCGCCAACCTGATGGAAACCATCGTGGAATCCCACCGCTTGAAACTGATTTTGAACATGGTGCGGGAGAAAGACGATATCAAGGAGGGGCTGGCCATTCAGACCGCGGCGGCGGAGCTGCTCGCGCTCGAGGTCGATTACCTCGGCTTTGTTTCCCACGACCCGGCGGTGCGCACCGCGGTGCGCGAGTTGAGACCCTTTATGTTGTCTGATCCGGCCTCGCCGGCCGCCCAGGATCTCGCCAAGCTCATCAGCGTCAAGCTGCTGGGCACGCGCTCTTCCTTCAAGAGTTTTTGGGAAAAGCGCAAGCTGCGGCGGCAGTTGCTGGAGCAGCGCGCGGAGTATCCCGAGCTGCATTTGCAGGCGCAGGCACCGATTTGCTCGATCAAGTGCTTCTATTGGGATGACTGCGAATACCAAAACGGCGGGCATCCCTGTTCCGTGCGGCATCTGGAGCCGATCTTCAAATCCTGAAGTCGGCCTGTCGGAATAATCGTTCAATGACTCACAAGGAGGTAGGTTATGGCATTCAACATTCGGCCCTTGCACGACCGGGTGATGATCAAGCGCCTGGAAGACGAGGGCAAGAAGTACGGTAACATCATCATTCCCGACACTGTCACCGAAAAGCCCATGAAGGGTGAAGTGCTGGCGGTGGGCAAGGGCAAGATCAAGAAGGATGGCACCCGCCAGG includes:
- a CDS encoding P-loop NTPase codes for the protein MSLMDYTAALNDVFVRVNEKQYGPFSPQELRSLASKGGFHPSDEVWDDEDGKWVPASELRSLQPVFEGNGKATSERSKRIIAVGGGKGGVGKTVLTASLGVGLASLGKEVVLVDADLGGANLHTVMGILEPERTFHDFYTLKVENLSDIALPTPIPGLRLISGACGTLGLANPKYAQKLRFIKQLRSIDADFILLDLGAGSSYNVIDFFLAADEGIVVTNPEPTAIQECFNFIRICQLRRLRLAFQDNAVVTAILNHEEVDKPGRLGLTTSQLLDNVREVVPEAANLMETIVESHRLKLILNMVREKDDIKEGLAIQTAAAELLALEVDYLGFVSHDPAVRTAVRELRPFMLSDPASPAAQDLAKLISVKLLGTRSSFKSFWEKRKLRRQLLEQRAEYPELHLQAQAPICSIKCFYWDDCEYQNGGHPCSVRHLEPIFKS
- a CDS encoding co-chaperone GroES, which codes for MAFNIRPLHDRVMIKRLEDEGKKYGNIIIPDTVTEKPMKGEVLAVGKGKIKKDGTRQELTVKAGDVIVFSKWAGDEFEYEGEKFLILSEDDILAVVA